A region from the Flavobacteriales bacterium genome encodes:
- a CDS encoding M20/M25/M40 family metallo-hydrolase translates to MAKKSTKSTGKKKEEKSILTPASKAFMERYLNNPSPTGFESSGQKIWLDYIKPYIHTHIVDNYGTVVGVVNPDAKYKVVIEAHADEISWFVHYITKDGFVYLRRNGGSDHTIAPSKRVNIHTSKGIVKAVFGWPAIHVRTGKNDPVPSLENIFLDLGCNSKDEVEALGVHVGCVITYEDELMLLNDRYYTGRALDNRMGGFMIAEVARLLHEQKVKLPFGLYIVNSVQEEVGLRGAEMIVERIRPDVAICTDVTHDTQTPMMNKISSGDVSCGNGPVLSYGPAVHNNVLKLIIDAAEAGKIKFQRAAVSRATGTDTDAFAYGAAGVPSALISLPLRYMHTTVESVHKKDVEKVILLMAAALKRIKNGQDWRYLK, encoded by the coding sequence ATGGCCAAGAAGAGCACCAAGTCCACCGGCAAGAAGAAGGAAGAGAAGAGCATCCTCACCCCCGCCTCCAAAGCGTTCATGGAGCGCTACCTGAACAACCCAAGCCCCACAGGATTCGAGAGCAGCGGACAGAAGATCTGGCTGGACTACATCAAGCCCTACATCCACACGCACATCGTTGACAATTACGGCACGGTGGTGGGCGTGGTGAACCCGGACGCGAAATACAAGGTGGTCATTGAAGCGCATGCCGACGAGATCAGCTGGTTCGTGCACTACATCACCAAGGACGGCTTCGTGTACCTGCGCCGGAACGGCGGCAGCGACCATACCATCGCACCGAGCAAGCGTGTGAACATCCACACGAGCAAGGGCATCGTGAAGGCGGTGTTCGGCTGGCCCGCCATCCATGTACGCACCGGCAAGAACGACCCCGTGCCCAGTTTGGAGAACATCTTCCTGGACCTGGGCTGCAACAGCAAGGACGAGGTGGAGGCGCTGGGCGTGCACGTGGGCTGCGTCATCACGTACGAGGATGAACTGATGCTCCTCAACGACCGCTACTACACCGGTCGGGCACTGGACAACCGCATGGGCGGTTTCATGATCGCCGAAGTGGCCAGGCTGCTGCACGAGCAGAAGGTGAAACTGCCGTTCGGCCTGTACATCGTGAACAGTGTGCAGGAAGAAGTCGGCTTGCGCGGTGCGGAGATGATCGTGGAGCGAATACGCCCGGACGTGGCCATCTGCACCGACGTTACCCACGACACCCAGACACCCATGATGAACAAGATCAGCAGCGGCGACGTGTCATGCGGCAACGGGCCGGTGCTTAGCTACGGTCCTGCCGTGCACAACAACGTATTGAAGCTCATCATCGACGCCGCCGAGGCCGGGAAGATCAAGTTCCAGCGGGCAGCCGTGAGCCGCGCAACGGGCACCGACACCGATGCGTTCGCCTACGGCGCTGCCGGTGTGCCCAGCGCGCTGATCAGCCTACCACTGCGCTACATGCACACCACCGTGGAAAGCGTGCACAAGAAGGACGTGGAGAAAGTGATCCTGCTGATGGCCGCTGCGTTGAAGCGGATCAAGAACGGCCAGGATTGGCGGTACCTGAAGTGA
- a CDS encoding YceI family protein, whose amino-acid sequence MVSLARKTAWACALLLCSGGTMAQNGQLLRSGQAAVSFVSDAPMERIEARTGQATAILDITARSFAVQIPVGTFEGFNSPLQREHFMENYMQQPLHPNAIFKGRIIEAVDLTKPGTYRVRAKGDLLVHGVQRERIIECVLVVKEDGVTVDSSFEIELAEHEIRIPRVVQQKVSPRVQVTVAIAFTPTAKRRR is encoded by the coding sequence ATGGTGAGCCTTGCACGGAAAACAGCTTGGGCATGCGCACTGCTGTTGTGCAGCGGGGGCACCATGGCCCAGAACGGTCAGCTCCTGCGCTCCGGGCAGGCCGCGGTATCCTTCGTCAGCGACGCTCCCATGGAACGCATCGAAGCGCGGACCGGTCAAGCCACCGCTATTCTGGACATCACGGCGCGCAGCTTCGCCGTGCAGATCCCGGTTGGGACGTTTGAAGGGTTCAACAGCCCGTTGCAGCGCGAGCACTTCATGGAGAACTACATGCAACAACCGTTGCATCCGAACGCGATCTTCAAGGGTCGCATCATTGAAGCCGTGGACTTGACCAAGCCGGGCACCTATCGCGTGCGGGCGAAAGGCGACCTACTTGTGCACGGGGTGCAGCGCGAGCGCATCATCGAGTGTGTTCTGGTGGTGAAGGAAGACGGTGTCACTGTCGATTCGTCGTTCGAGATCGAACTGGCCGAGCACGAGATCCGCATACCACGGGTGGTACAACAGAAAGTAAGCCCGCGAGTGCAAGTGACCGTGGCCATTGCCTTCACGCCAACGGCCAAACGCCGCCGGTGA
- a CDS encoding histidine kinase: MRVVRPTLPWVLLWSSAAWAQYPDTRTYDIRVGQQRPHIQCLAQDAHGLIWAGSNMGVMRTDGERTDMMLRTDGASVTCLSAEGAAVLASLSDGRVLRFRDGRSELLFMDSSMARAPVRSIVPLSDGQLCIGMYGGGVMILDGTGKAVVAHVKDLPDEHVHAVQPFGEHLLVATDLGLVIVSRDGKVLRTIGEADGLPDNLVTALCSADDGSAIVGTDRHGVVEVDRTGHARPLTPNWSHGPVRSLAYSDSTVFVSTGKGVVVLALRNGIATYLPPNEQQAGRPPLQLLRTKDKSVWWCEDGERLFRADPRVLFTPVHEGLDLTRITALCADGTGRIWIATPDGVFGHFAGFPDREQLMRLPLEVPKHTPVVSLGADRSGKVWAGTFGSGVFRCDPATGIVDHFTSANGLVNDNVLAIAPGEEAWLETWFATLAGLSVHSARSAAPEGSFITPRTLGSGFLYDVAVLPGKGAFAATDGSGLLGIAPDGQPSLYFEEQVNTLYSICSDQEGRLWGTGPTTGLCLLFDGAPKLRCFGKDLPPFDGEMYTIEHFADRIVAWGQGGLAAFDPATGKILDLTHEFGLAGARAELNVACTDVSGALWLGTDRGLVRLRPSPDVLDPSVPTVITSMLWGAEPIPLNEHISLDHHQNLITVQFAGLRFAAPEHIRFEYRLMGSDTTVRSTRDREVTYSGLSPGHYRFELRAAAGNNTMPHEWTTLAFIINEPWWREWWAIAIAACSIALMAYLLLRARDNRIRYRDRMAKESARFQLEALRSQVNPHFLFNSFNTLMGLIEEDKDKAVEHTQQLSDFFRNILQVREKDLITLREELPLLHTYFSLEHRRFGDRIGLEAHVPEEQLDLLLPPLTLQLLVENAIKHNVATSEQPLVVQVGAQDGVLHVSNPYRPRATASPGTGYGLESIRQRYQMLTDRPIQLEVTDSRFEVRIPLLPSRP, from the coding sequence ATGCGCGTAGTGCGACCAACCTTGCCTTGGGTCCTGCTGTGGTCATCCGCGGCTTGGGCGCAATACCCCGACACGCGGACCTACGACATCCGCGTGGGACAACAACGACCGCACATCCAATGCCTGGCGCAGGATGCTCATGGTCTGATCTGGGCGGGCAGCAACATGGGTGTAATGCGCACGGACGGGGAACGCACCGACATGATGCTCAGGACCGACGGTGCCTCCGTGACCTGCCTGTCCGCGGAAGGTGCCGCTGTGCTGGCCTCCCTGAGCGATGGCCGGGTTCTGCGTTTCCGCGACGGCCGGTCGGAACTACTGTTCATGGATAGCTCGATGGCCCGTGCTCCCGTCCGTTCCATTGTTCCGTTGAGCGATGGCCAGTTGTGCATCGGTATGTACGGCGGCGGCGTCATGATCCTGGACGGGACCGGGAAAGCGGTCGTTGCACATGTCAAAGACCTCCCGGATGAACATGTGCACGCCGTACAGCCGTTCGGGGAACACTTGCTCGTGGCAACGGACCTCGGCCTTGTGATCGTTTCGCGCGACGGTAAAGTGTTGCGCACCATCGGGGAAGCCGATGGCCTGCCCGACAATCTTGTGACCGCGCTGTGCAGTGCCGATGATGGATCAGCCATCGTTGGTACTGATCGCCACGGTGTGGTGGAAGTGGATCGGACAGGTCATGCACGTCCGCTCACGCCCAATTGGTCGCATGGTCCCGTGCGCTCACTGGCTTATTCGGACAGCACGGTCTTCGTTTCCACGGGCAAGGGCGTGGTAGTGCTGGCCCTGCGCAACGGCATCGCCACTTATCTCCCTCCCAACGAGCAGCAGGCTGGCCGCCCTCCATTGCAACTGCTGCGCACGAAGGACAAAAGCGTCTGGTGGTGCGAGGACGGTGAACGCCTCTTCCGCGCCGACCCGCGTGTGCTCTTCACTCCTGTGCATGAAGGTTTGGACCTGACCCGCATCACCGCGCTGTGCGCCGATGGAACAGGCCGCATTTGGATCGCAACACCGGACGGCGTCTTCGGGCATTTCGCAGGGTTCCCTGACCGGGAACAATTGATGCGCCTGCCGTTGGAGGTTCCCAAGCATACCCCTGTCGTATCGCTCGGTGCGGACCGGAGCGGCAAAGTTTGGGCGGGCACGTTCGGCAGCGGTGTTTTCCGCTGCGATCCGGCAACGGGTATTGTCGACCACTTCACCAGCGCGAACGGACTGGTCAACGATAATGTGCTGGCCATTGCACCAGGGGAAGAGGCTTGGCTGGAAACATGGTTCGCCACACTGGCCGGCTTGTCCGTGCACAGCGCACGCTCGGCAGCGCCGGAAGGGAGCTTCATCACGCCCCGCACCCTGGGCAGCGGCTTCCTCTACGATGTGGCCGTGCTGCCGGGCAAGGGCGCCTTCGCAGCCACCGATGGCAGTGGGCTGCTGGGCATCGCACCGGACGGCCAGCCAAGCCTGTACTTCGAAGAGCAGGTGAACACGCTCTATTCCATCTGCAGCGACCAGGAGGGGCGCCTCTGGGGCACGGGCCCCACCACCGGGCTCTGTTTGTTGTTTGATGGTGCGCCCAAACTCCGGTGCTTCGGCAAGGACCTGCCACCGTTCGACGGTGAGATGTACACCATCGAGCATTTCGCGGATCGCATCGTCGCTTGGGGCCAGGGCGGCCTGGCCGCATTCGACCCGGCAACCGGAAAGATCCTCGACCTGACGCACGAGTTCGGTCTTGCAGGCGCGCGCGCTGAGCTGAACGTTGCCTGCACCGATGTATCCGGGGCCCTGTGGCTGGGCACTGATCGCGGGCTGGTGCGCCTCCGCCCTTCACCTGATGTGCTCGATCCATCGGTCCCCACCGTCATTACCTCCATGCTCTGGGGCGCCGAGCCGATCCCGCTCAACGAGCACATTTCGCTCGACCATCACCAAAACCTCATCACCGTGCAGTTCGCCGGGTTGCGTTTTGCCGCACCGGAACACATCCGCTTCGAGTACCGGTTGATGGGGTCGGATACGACCGTGCGTTCGACCCGGGACCGGGAAGTGACCTATAGCGGATTGTCCCCGGGCCATTACCGTTTTGAACTGCGCGCTGCTGCTGGCAACAACACGATGCCGCATGAATGGACCACGCTGGCGTTCATCATCAACGAACCCTGGTGGCGGGAATGGTGGGCGATCGCCATCGCGGCATGTTCGATCGCGTTGATGGCCTACCTGCTCCTGAGGGCACGCGACAACCGCATCCGCTACCGCGATCGCATGGCCAAGGAGTCGGCGCGCTTCCAGCTGGAGGCCTTGCGCAGCCAAGTGAACCCCCATTTCCTGTTCAACAGTTTCAACACACTGATGGGGCTGATCGAGGAGGACAAGGACAAGGCCGTTGAACACACCCAGCAGCTCAGCGACTTCTTCCGCAACATCCTGCAGGTGCGCGAAAAGGACCTGATCACACTGCGGGAAGAATTGCCCCTGTTGCACACGTACTTCAGTTTGGAGCACCGGCGCTTCGGCGACCGGATCGGCCTGGAAGCACACGTTCCGGAGGAACAGCTCGATCTCCTGTTGCCACCTCTAACGCTGCAACTGCTGGTGGAGAACGCCATCAAGCACAACGTAGCCACCTCCGAACAACCGTTGGTGGTGCAAGTCGGTGCACAGGATGGGGTCCTCCACGTATCGAACCCGTACCGGCCGCGCGCGACCGCTTCGCCGGGGACCGGCTATGGCTTGGAGAGCATCCGGCAGCGCTATCAGATGCTTACCGACCGGCCCATCCAGTTGGAGGTGACGGACAGTCGCTTTGAAGTTCGCATACCCTTATTGCCCAGCAGACCATGA
- a CDS encoding response regulator transcription factor, producing the protein MNVLIVEDEQAAVNRLQKLLGEIDGSIKTVGITASIAETMAWLRDHAAPDLAFFDVQLADGDSFQVFRHTEVDCPVVFTTAFDEHALKAFKVNALDYLLKPLKKEELESALERFKQLRTVRDLRELGTVGPTATATATPIKRFLIRYGDHFKVVEPDQIAYIHSLAKNTFLRTREGRDLPLDESLDRLEPQLDPNKFFRINRQVIVQFPAIKELLAYSKSRVKVIMEPPYGEDAVVSSERSAEFKRWLAG; encoded by the coding sequence ATGAACGTATTGATCGTGGAAGACGAGCAGGCCGCCGTGAATCGGCTGCAGAAGCTCCTTGGCGAGATCGACGGGTCGATCAAGACCGTCGGCATCACTGCGTCAATCGCTGAAACCATGGCCTGGTTGCGCGATCATGCCGCGCCGGACCTCGCGTTCTTCGATGTGCAGTTGGCCGATGGCGACAGTTTCCAGGTCTTCCGGCACACCGAGGTGGATTGTCCCGTGGTCTTCACCACGGCATTCGATGAGCACGCCCTCAAGGCCTTCAAAGTGAATGCCCTGGACTACCTCTTGAAGCCGCTGAAGAAGGAAGAGCTTGAGAGCGCCTTGGAACGTTTCAAACAACTGCGCACTGTGCGCGATCTGCGGGAATTGGGCACCGTCGGTCCCACCGCAACGGCCACCGCAACACCCATCAAACGTTTCCTCATCCGTTACGGCGACCACTTCAAAGTGGTGGAGCCCGACCAGATCGCGTACATCCATTCCTTGGCCAAGAACACGTTCCTCCGCACCCGAGAGGGCCGCGACCTGCCATTGGACGAAAGCCTGGACCGTCTTGAGCCGCAGCTTGATCCGAACAAGTTCTTCCGCATCAACCGCCAAGTGATCGTCCAGTTCCCGGCCATCAAGGAGCTGCTGGCCTACAGCAAGAGCCGGGTGAAGGTGATCATGGAACCGCCCTACGGAGAGGATGCCGTGGTGAGCAGCGAGCGCTCCGCCGAGTTCAAGCGCTGGTTGGCCGGTTAG
- a CDS encoding YceI family protein, whose translation MKTRNIILSAAFVLPFTLSAQERWTTRSGNVAFFSDTPMEKIEAHNNKLSSVLDATTGEIVFVVLVKSFEFEKALMQEHFNENYMESTQFPKATFKGKLEGVKPGDLKKAGTYEVTVTGEMTMHGVTKPVTTKGTIVVSPTGQVEASCDFSVKPEDYNIKIPGMVKDNIAKDIKIEVRLDYLPA comes from the coding sequence ATGAAGACCCGGAACATCATCCTCAGCGCAGCCTTCGTGCTGCCCTTCACCCTCAGCGCCCAAGAGCGCTGGACCACCCGCAGCGGAAACGTTGCCTTCTTCAGTGATACCCCGATGGAGAAGATCGAAGCGCACAACAACAAGTTGAGCAGCGTTCTCGATGCCACCACAGGTGAGATCGTATTCGTCGTCCTGGTGAAATCCTTCGAGTTCGAGAAGGCCCTGATGCAGGAGCACTTCAACGAGAACTACATGGAGAGCACCCAGTTCCCCAAGGCCACCTTCAAAGGGAAGCTGGAAGGCGTGAAGCCCGGCGACCTGAAGAAGGCCGGCACCTACGAAGTGACCGTGACCGGCGAGATGACCATGCACGGTGTCACCAAACCCGTGACCACCAAGGGCACCATCGTGGTGTCACCGACCGGACAGGTGGAAGCCTCGTGCGACTTCAGCGTGAAGCCCGAGGACTACAACATCAAGATCCCGGGCATGGTGAAGGACAACATCGCCAAGGACATCAAGATCGAAGTACGGCTGGACTACCTGCCCGCCTAA
- a CDS encoding FAD-binding protein yields the protein MHFNKVSRSVLTSLVRIVGNEHVHTSEEKRAHYGHDETEDLSFPPEAVVRPRTAEEVAEVLRVCNEHHVPVTPIGGRTGLSGGALSVHGGVGLALDRMDSILSIDERNLQVTVEPGLINQVLQDAVTPLGLYYAPDPSSKGSCTIGGNLAENAGGPRAVKYGVTRDFVLNLQVALPTGELIWTGANTLKNATGYDLTRLVVGSEGTLGIITKAVLRLVPLPKHTKLMLVPFNHARKACEAVSAVFRAGITPSALEFMERDAIDWTLQHVEGIPVKVLPGVKAHLLIEVDGNHEEALMKDCEAIIAVMEAHDCGEVLFAESSADKDALWKLRRSVAVAVKANSVYKEEDTVVPRYALPDLLEGVKRIGAQYGFRSVCYGHAGDGNLHVNIIKGQLSDEAWEKELPKAIREIFRLTVSLGGTISGEHGIGLVQRPYMDIAFDHAQLQLMRGIKQLFDPNGIMNPGKVLP from the coding sequence ATGCATTTCAACAAAGTCTCCCGTTCCGTCCTCACCTCCCTTGTGCGCATCGTCGGCAACGAGCACGTGCACACCAGTGAGGAGAAACGCGCGCACTACGGTCATGACGAAACCGAGGACCTCAGCTTCCCGCCCGAGGCCGTGGTGCGGCCGCGCACCGCAGAAGAAGTCGCGGAGGTGTTGCGCGTGTGCAACGAGCACCACGTGCCCGTAACGCCCATCGGCGGGCGCACGGGCCTCAGCGGTGGCGCCCTCAGCGTGCACGGCGGTGTGGGCCTTGCGCTGGATCGCATGGACAGTATCCTCTCCATCGACGAGCGGAACTTGCAAGTGACCGTGGAGCCCGGCCTCATCAACCAAGTGCTGCAGGACGCTGTTACGCCGCTGGGCCTCTACTACGCTCCCGACCCAAGCAGCAAAGGCAGTTGCACCATCGGTGGCAACCTGGCCGAGAACGCCGGTGGCCCGCGCGCCGTCAAGTACGGTGTCACCCGGGACTTCGTCCTCAATCTGCAGGTGGCGCTGCCTACCGGCGAGCTCATCTGGACCGGTGCCAACACCCTGAAGAACGCGACCGGCTACGACCTCACGCGCCTTGTCGTGGGCAGCGAGGGCACGCTCGGCATCATCACCAAGGCCGTCCTGCGCCTGGTGCCACTGCCCAAGCACACCAAGCTCATGCTGGTGCCCTTCAACCATGCGCGCAAAGCCTGCGAGGCGGTGAGCGCCGTGTTCCGCGCGGGCATTACGCCCAGTGCGTTGGAGTTCATGGAGCGCGACGCCATCGATTGGACGTTGCAGCATGTGGAAGGCATACCGGTGAAGGTGCTGCCAGGCGTGAAGGCGCATCTCCTCATCGAGGTGGACGGCAACCACGAGGAGGCGCTGATGAAGGACTGCGAAGCCATCATCGCCGTGATGGAAGCGCACGATTGCGGCGAAGTGCTCTTCGCAGAAAGCAGTGCTGACAAGGACGCGCTGTGGAAGCTGCGCCGCAGCGTGGCCGTTGCCGTGAAGGCCAACAGCGTGTACAAGGAGGAGGATACCGTGGTGCCGCGCTACGCCCTGCCCGACCTGCTGGAAGGCGTGAAGCGCATCGGTGCACAGTACGGCTTCCGCAGCGTGTGCTACGGCCACGCCGGCGATGGCAACCTGCACGTGAACATCATCAAAGGGCAGTTGAGCGATGAGGCGTGGGAGAAGGAGCTGCCGAAGGCCATCCGCGAGATCTTCAGGCTCACCGTTTCATTGGGCGGCACGATCAGCGGGGAGCACGGTATCGGCCTCGTTCAGCGCCCGTACATGGACATCGCCTTCGACCATGCGCAGCTGCAACTGATGCGGGGCATCAAGCAGCTCTTCGACCCCAACGGTATCATGAACCCTGGGAAGGTGTTGCCCTAG
- a CDS encoding fibronectin type III domain-containing protein translates to MATRNLIKAGLRGVKTSELVDKSAYVEAKMTGNVNFVNAVPTIASITAARTALSAALEAAVSGAHEAIAVKNEADRTLRSLLTHLSRYVNGASNGDVDVAVSSGFELVKPKDPVDKLEAPVNVNAEAGAYVGSVDLRWKKVRGGRVYNVYMTAGDPNLETGWSIVDVVSASKCTIQDLEPGRNYAFRIAALGSPGEGPTSEFTGCRAA, encoded by the coding sequence ATGGCAACAAGGAACCTCATCAAAGCCGGACTACGCGGAGTGAAGACCTCGGAGCTGGTGGACAAAAGCGCCTACGTGGAAGCGAAAATGACGGGCAACGTCAACTTCGTGAACGCGGTGCCCACCATAGCATCCATCACTGCGGCCCGTACCGCCCTCAGCGCTGCCTTGGAGGCAGCAGTGAGCGGCGCGCACGAAGCCATAGCAGTGAAGAACGAGGCCGATCGCACGCTGCGTTCGTTGCTCACCCACTTGAGCCGCTATGTGAACGGCGCCAGCAATGGCGACGTGGACGTGGCGGTGAGCAGCGGGTTCGAGCTGGTGAAGCCCAAGGACCCCGTTGACAAGCTGGAGGCCCCGGTGAACGTGAACGCTGAAGCGGGCGCGTACGTGGGGTCGGTTGACCTGCGCTGGAAGAAGGTGCGCGGCGGGCGTGTGTACAATGTGTACATGACCGCTGGCGATCCCAACCTGGAAACGGGTTGGAGCATTGTTGACGTGGTAAGCGCCAGCAAGTGCACCATCCAGGACCTGGAACCCGGCCGGAACTACGCGTTCCGCATTGCTGCCCTGGGCAGCCCGGGCGAAGGCCCCACCAGCGAGTTCACCGGTTGTCGCGCGGCCTGA